A genomic segment from Triticum dicoccoides isolate Atlit2015 ecotype Zavitan chromosome 1A, WEW_v2.0, whole genome shotgun sequence encodes:
- the LOC119354981 gene encoding uncharacterized protein LOC119354981, translated as MTHRRAHSQTAGSQLLFHFRAGEERCPSMGAAATSANSETAATRVHDGLVGCDGTGYHGESLPPPASDPDGLRRRAAKERIRERILREEVEAMALEFEVRRELMEERASLLARLAGGSETRAAPAVPSLKTAPIDHQCVQVGSKVDVSAAVPANKRKTPHVAAASVSVATGSKKHKPDLTCTVCNITATSEVALQEHLRGKSHVRKAGKHAQPHPEEDVFSLKVNGSPALPAKGENPGVVVASMAPAEKSCDNLGLNCIVCGITASSQKNMQDHLKGKIHMRKTDMLAQPNPKENEVCSKPNASAAVLPAKQKNSDVVPASSTLSAGPSSKNQKQDLTCTATSKKGMQAHLKGHAGAEAGDGAAKAEEQEKADVEEEGAVEIDGGPVVTGEEYYIKAEGKLFVTLRQVDESLSCGLCAVHGCDKRGMINHIYTRDHWRRASLAEEKGASEAAPEAVSKDGDGVPVTDGEAHVDN; from the exons CCGGTTCTCAACTTCTGTTCCACTTCCGCGCCGGTGAGGAGCGCTGTCCGTCAATGGGGGCCGCGGCTACGTCGGCCAACTCCGAGACAGCAG CCACGCGCGTGCATGACGGTCTCGTTGGCTGCGATGGCACGGGGTACCACGGGGAGAGCTTACCGCCGCCGGCGTCAGATCCGGACGGCCTGCGGCGCCGGGCGGCGAAGGAGAGGATAAGGGAGCGGATACTGCGCGAGGAGGTGGAGGCGATGGCGCTCGAGTTCGAGGTCCGGCGTGAGCTCATGGAAGAGCGCGCCAGTTTGCTCGCGCGGTTGGCCGGCGGGTCGGAAACTAGGGCAGCGCCGGCGGTGCCATCGCTGAAGACGGCGCCGATCGATCACCAG TGTGTGCAGGTTGGATCCAAAGTAGACGTGTCTGCGGCCGTGCCAGCCAACAAGAGGAAAACCCCTCATGTCGCTGCTGCATCCGTTTCGGTGGCCACTGGCAGCAAGAAGCACAAGCCTGATCTGACTTGCACGGTGTGCAACATCACGGCAACCAGTGAGGTTGCCCTGCAAGAGCACCTCAGAGGGAAGAGCCACGTGAGGAAGGCCGGTAAACATGCGCAGCCTCACCCAGAGGAGGATGTG TTCAGCTTGAAGGTAAATGGGTCGCCAGCCTTACCGGCCAAGGGGGAAAACCCTGGTGTTGTTGTCGCTTCGATGGCTCCTGCTGAAAAAAGTTGTGACAACTTGGGTTTGAACTGCATTGTCTGCGGCATCACAGCAAGTAGTCAGAAGAACATGCAAGATCACCTCAAAGGGAAAATTCATATGAGGAAGACTGACATGCTCGCGCAGCCCAATCCTAAGGAGAATGAG GTCTGCTCAAAACCAAATGCATCAGCAGCCGTGCTACCGGCCAAGCAGAAGAACTCCGACGTTGTCCCTGCCTCATCAACCCTTTCAGCTGGGCCAAGCAGCAAGAATCAGAAGCAAGACTTGACCTGCACGGCGACCAGCAAGAAGGGCATGCAGGCTCACCTCAAAGGGCATGCAGGTGCAGAGGCCGGAGATGGTGCTGCCAAAGCTGAAGAACAAGAGAAAGCTGATGTCGAGGAAGAGGGAGCCGTGGAGATCGACGGAGGCCCCGTCGTGACCGGCGAGGAGTATTACATCAAGGCGGAGGGCAAGCTGTTCGTCACACTGCGCCAGGTAGACGAAAGCCTCTCGTGTGGTCTGTGTGCCGTGCACGGCTGTGACAAACGTGGCATGATCAATCACATCTACACCAGGGACCACTGGCGCAGAGCCAGTCTCGCCGAGGAGAAGGGGGCATCGGAGGCAGCGCCAGAGGCGGTGAGCAAAGATGGCGACGGCGTCCCAGTCACCGACGGAGAGGCTCATGTCGACAACTAA